A window of Microbacterium lushaniae genomic DNA:
GGGGCGGGAGGTCCGCGCGATCGTGGATGACGTGTTCGGCGGGCCGGATGCGGTGGACGCGTGGGCCGTGCACCCCGGCGGCCGCAGCATCCTCGACCGCGTCGAGAGCGGGCTCGGCCTCGCCCCCGACGCCCTCGCGGCCTCGCGTCAGGTGCTCCGCGACTACGGCAACATGTCCAGCGCGACGGTGCTGTTCATCCTGCGGGCGATCCTCGAGGACGACACCCGGCCCGACGGCCAGCGCATCGGGGCCCTGGCGTTCGGCCCCGGCCTCACGGTGGAATCCGCCCGGCTGACGGTGCGGGATGCGGCGGCCCCGCAGCATCCCGCCGACGCTCGTCAGCCCGCGCTCGCGGCGCGATGAATCTGCGCGAACGCGACGCCGCGCTGACCGAGCTCATGGACGACCCGGCGTGCGACCCGGGGCTGCTCGCGGCGACCTACCGGCGGTTCGGCGTCGTGAACCGCCTCGTCTCGGGGTGGGGCACGGTGTGGCGGACGACCCTGCGGCCCCACTTGAGCGGGCTGGGCCGGCCGGCCCGCGTGCTGGATCTGGGGTCGGGCGGCGGCGACCTCGCCGAGCGACTGGTGGCGCTCGCCCGGCGCGACGGGCTCGAGATCTCCGTCACCGGCGCCGATCCCGATCCGCGGGCGCACGCCGCAGCCGCCGCGCGTGAGCGCTCCGGCGTGCGGTTCGTGTGCATCGACTCGCGCGCGCTCGTGGACGCGGGCGAGCGGTACGACGCCGTGGTGTCCAACCATGTCCTGCACCACCTCGACGCCTCATCGCTCGCGTCGTTCATGGCCGACTCGCGGGCGCTCTCGCGCGGCATCGCGGTGCACAGCGACATCGCCCGCAGCCCGGTGGCGTACGGCCTGTACGCCGTCGGGATCACGCCGCTGGCGCCGGGCACGTTCCTGCGCACCGACGGGCTCCGCTCCATCCGCCGCAGCTACCGCCGGGAGGAGCTGGAGCGCACCCTCGGCGACGGGTGGCACGTGTCGCAGCCGGCTCCCTTCCGGGTGCTCGCGGAGGCGCGCGGCGATGCCTGAGGTCATCGTCGTCGGCGCCGGCCCGGTGGGAACGCTGCTGTCGGCCGAACTCGCCCGCCGCGGTGTCGACGTCGCCGTCGTGGAGCGGCGCGCCGACCCGTCCGAGGGGTCGCGCGCCATCGGCGTGCACGCGCCGGTGCTGGCCGCGCTGGAGGAATCCGGTGCCACGGAGCGCCTGCTGGCTCAGGCGCAGCGCGTCTCCCGCGGGCAGGCCCGCTCGGGCGGACGCGTGCTCGGCGTCGTGCGTTTCGACCGGCTCTCCCGGCGCTTCCCGTTCGTCGCGACGCTGCCGCAGCCGGCGACGCACCGGGCACTGGCGGCGGATGCTCCGGCGCCGATCATCGGCGAGGTCACGGCGCTGCGCGGCGGCGGGCGTCCGGCCGTGGTGTTCCGGACGGAGTCCGGCGAGGCGGAACTGGCCGCGCGGG
This region includes:
- a CDS encoding methyltransferase domain-containing protein; the protein is MNLRERDAALTELMDDPACDPGLLAATYRRFGVVNRLVSGWGTVWRTTLRPHLSGLGRPARVLDLGSGGGDLAERLVALARRDGLEISVTGADPDPRAHAAAAARERSGVRFVCIDSRALVDAGERYDAVVSNHVLHHLDASSLASFMADSRALSRGIAVHSDIARSPVAYGLYAVGITPLAPGTFLRTDGLRSIRRSYRREELERTLGDGWHVSQPAPFRVLAEARGDA